The following are encoded in a window of Longibacter salinarum genomic DNA:
- a CDS encoding DUF4856 domain-containing protein, which produces MRRFSFLFLPLLLVGLVLTGCDSTGSMSDDDGADQIEVPATYTFQSRFVEGESAVAYPGQVTRNLLISDIKALTDQRAGTPTRDDLFNRYEYDAQNLNILLSTDPAPAQSVYPDIATGKSLSGKATASYSDVALIGVGDLANFSSGATADVVIRAYLDSIATNYADGETAPEAYTTAEGVDMGQIVNKLLLGAVAYSQGTAKYLEDVLTQQASPNTQDGQKPYSTMGHVWDEAYGYYGAARDFSESGVFYDANGLVSKADDRNGDGEIDLESEVVFTWADYSVDRGTVNGINFHIDLFESFREGRTAIINQASIDSIRAHAADARSTWDDLVASNVVHYLNAMESDVAGLSDSDTVTRAALGSDGAESFNEHWGEAKPFAWALQYNPDKKISDSELESLHQILGGAPPYGKTKAEVVQDINDAKALIKGAYQFPDANMNNW; this is translated from the coding sequence ATGCGACGCTTTTCTTTTCTCTTTCTCCCCCTCCTCCTCGTGGGGCTCGTCCTGACCGGTTGCGACAGCACCGGCTCGATGAGCGACGACGATGGCGCTGACCAGATCGAGGTTCCGGCCACGTACACCTTCCAGAGCCGCTTCGTGGAAGGAGAGAGTGCGGTGGCTTATCCCGGTCAGGTGACGCGTAACCTTCTGATCTCCGACATCAAAGCCCTCACGGATCAGCGCGCCGGCACGCCGACGCGGGACGATCTCTTCAACCGCTACGAGTACGATGCGCAGAATCTGAACATTTTGCTCTCGACCGATCCGGCGCCGGCCCAGTCCGTCTACCCGGACATCGCAACGGGAAAAAGCCTCTCGGGCAAAGCGACGGCTTCGTACTCCGACGTGGCTCTCATTGGCGTCGGTGATCTCGCCAACTTCTCCTCGGGTGCCACGGCTGACGTCGTGATCCGTGCATACCTCGATTCTATCGCGACGAACTACGCCGATGGCGAGACGGCACCGGAAGCCTACACGACGGCAGAAGGCGTCGACATGGGACAGATCGTGAACAAGCTGCTCCTCGGCGCGGTCGCGTACTCGCAGGGTACGGCCAAGTACCTCGAGGACGTGCTGACGCAGCAGGCCTCCCCGAACACGCAGGACGGACAGAAGCCGTACTCCACAATGGGCCACGTCTGGGATGAAGCCTACGGATACTACGGCGCTGCCCGCGACTTCAGCGAGTCCGGCGTCTTCTACGATGCTAACGGTCTGGTTTCGAAGGCCGATGATCGCAATGGCGACGGTGAGATCGACCTCGAGAGCGAAGTCGTCTTCACCTGGGCCGACTACTCCGTCGACCGCGGCACGGTTAACGGCATCAACTTCCACATTGACCTGTTCGAGTCCTTCCGCGAAGGCCGGACGGCCATCATCAATCAGGCGTCGATCGACAGTATCCGCGCTCATGCTGCCGATGCACGCTCGACGTGGGACGACCTGGTTGCCTCGAACGTCGTTCACTACCTGAACGCGATGGAAAGCGACGTCGCCGGTCTCTCCGATAGCGATACCGTGACGCGCGCCGCACTCGGCTCGGATGGAGCAGAGTCGTTCAACGAGCACTGGGGCGAAGCCAAGCCGTTCGCCTGGGCGCTGCAGTACAATCCGGACAAGAAGATTTCCGACTCGGAGCTCGAGTCGCTCCACCAGATCCTCGGAGGCGCCCCTCCGTACGGCAAGACCAAGGCGGAGGTCGTGCAGGACATCAACGACGCCAAGGCCCTGATCAAAGGTGCCTACCAGTTCCCGGACGCCAACATGAACAACTGGTAG
- a CDS encoding YybH family protein, with product MTVPRDDSHPKIGYGPANEPGRIAELWVEAWNRHDADEIAGLFADDAEFVNVTGLWWHSREDIRRAHAYGFDRIFGDSTITLLETSTRWLCGDEAAEGHAVALIHARMKLRGQTATGDTESPGIRRNLFSFVVRRTGARWMCVSAHNTDIVPGSETNVVDSDGRLQSVSYR from the coding sequence ATGACAGTACCTCGGGACGATTCCCACCCCAAAATCGGTTATGGTCCGGCGAACGAACCCGGTCGTATCGCAGAGCTCTGGGTCGAGGCGTGGAATCGGCACGACGCCGACGAGATCGCCGGACTCTTCGCCGATGACGCGGAGTTTGTCAACGTCACGGGGCTCTGGTGGCACTCCCGAGAGGACATTCGCCGCGCTCATGCCTACGGCTTCGACCGGATCTTTGGCGACTCGACCATCACCCTTTTGGAAACCTCGACGAGGTGGCTGTGCGGGGACGAGGCTGCAGAGGGGCACGCCGTGGCGCTGATTCATGCACGAATGAAGCTCCGTGGTCAGACGGCCACGGGTGACACCGAATCGCCGGGCATCCGCCGAAACCTCTTTTCCTTCGTCGTCCGCCGAACCGGAGCCAGATGGATGTGCGTCTCTGCCCACAACACGGACATCGTGCCCGGTTCAGAAACGAATGTCGTGGACTCCGACGGACGGCTCCAATCGGTGAGTTATCGCTGA
- a CDS encoding exonuclease SbcCD subunit D, translated as MRFLHTADWHLGKLLHGVHLTDDQRYLVDQIVEIADDADPDAVVIAGDVYDRSVPPADAIELLDDALTRLVVDIGVPVIAIGGNHDSAERLDFGSSILERQGLHVFSRLRKKPGHVVLEDEHGPVHFLAFPFAEPAMARSVFGKSDIRSHDEVLAAQVESASDLLPDGERAVAIAHVFAQGGDLADSERTLSIGGAETVHISRFQRFCYTALGHLHRRQHIGASNGEAPRHVRYSGSLMKYSFNETGHDKSVHIVDVDGDGTCEIETIPLELRRDLCRIEGTMTEILDGPADHVDPDDYIWVTLTDDGPVHDAMSRIREVYPNALHIERPRRVETNKLQQMTGDASSLSVDEVFETFFTYVTGRDDMPEQQRDILHDALERKHKES; from the coding sequence ATGCGATTCCTCCACACCGCCGACTGGCATCTCGGCAAGCTCCTCCATGGTGTTCACCTGACCGACGACCAGCGCTACCTCGTTGACCAAATCGTCGAGATTGCAGATGACGCCGACCCGGACGCGGTCGTTATTGCCGGAGACGTGTACGACCGTTCGGTCCCACCGGCAGACGCCATAGAGTTGCTCGATGACGCACTGACGAGGCTCGTGGTAGACATCGGCGTCCCCGTAATAGCGATTGGCGGGAATCACGACAGCGCCGAGCGACTCGATTTCGGTTCGTCGATCCTGGAGCGGCAGGGACTGCATGTTTTCAGCCGGCTCCGCAAGAAGCCCGGGCACGTGGTTCTGGAGGACGAACATGGGCCGGTGCACTTTCTCGCGTTCCCCTTCGCCGAGCCCGCCATGGCGCGGTCGGTGTTTGGGAAAAGCGACATTCGCTCCCATGACGAGGTGCTCGCGGCCCAGGTCGAATCCGCCTCAGACCTTCTGCCCGACGGCGAGCGGGCGGTCGCGATTGCCCACGTCTTCGCTCAGGGCGGCGATCTTGCCGACTCCGAGCGTACGCTCTCAATCGGCGGAGCAGAGACGGTTCACATCTCTCGCTTCCAGCGCTTTTGCTACACCGCCCTCGGTCACCTGCACCGCCGCCAGCACATCGGCGCGTCGAACGGCGAGGCCCCGCGGCACGTCCGCTACTCCGGCTCGCTGATGAAGTACTCGTTCAACGAAACCGGCCATGATAAGTCGGTGCACATTGTCGATGTGGATGGGGACGGAACGTGCGAGATCGAGACTATCCCACTAGAACTCCGACGTGACCTCTGCCGGATCGAAGGTACGATGACGGAGATTCTGGACGGCCCCGCGGACCACGTCGACCCCGACGACTACATCTGGGTCACACTCACCGACGACGGTCCCGTCCACGACGCGATGAGCCGGATCCGCGAGGTCTACCCAAATGCTCTCCACATCGAACGCCCGCGACGCGTCGAAACCAACAAACTTCAGCAGATGACAGGCGACGCGTCCTCACTGTCTGTTGACGAGGTGTTCGAGACGTTCTTCACCTACGTCACCGGTCGCGACGACATGCCCGAGCAGCAACGGGACATCCTGCACGATGCGCTCGAACGGAAACACAAGGAGAGCTGA
- a CDS encoding PAS domain S-box protein, protein MHDSGTVDDVLSEWSLPRPCRSVSGSGGEAIFIIDEEGRFQDLQPEAAQFFGSSVDDLVGTPVESVPVFRSAPFQAALSQARTHRPVCLNLTVPHHEQPVPTRLYPAGSSVAVYVTMRSSIETQDLKQKQARLQMALAGADLGTWEYGFETESCMYDERWAEIIGYDLGEIEHRADFFFQHVHPEDVDRVREAIDACVRREKEKIDLVIRMRHRDGSWRWILDRGRILEWNLDGTPRRMAGTHMDITERYQIQRALRRERNLLARICEASPAPIVVLDRAGEIIEASKRAEEVLGLPPRDVEGCRYNDMEWDITHPDGTPMGEKELPFTRVMSTAEPLHNAEMKIAWPDKSRRILSVSGAPLFANDDISFSKDGKVLCSGAAEREGEPTGAVFAIKDITSQWEAERALRMSEERFRAVAEQAVDVIVTLNEEGEFEYLSPSAQRVTGFPREELIGVYAFDRVHEEDVGEFKEQFRNALADPEMTIDVSGQYRHRDGSLRYLAIRGRQIQTTSEEIRVLANIRDVTEAHEWENRLLKAKQKAEEASRLKSAMLANVSHEIRTPLTSIIGFAEVLSSADLKNPFDRFADLIRESGDRLLRTMNDLLDLSQLRAGAVAAAKKPVCVDDEVRAVLEELRPLAEAQGIRIKTEGLSGDLKTDPDILYRILVNLVGNAIKFTDEGGSVSIRTWAETPSEEDSADRSTVFIAVEDTGVGMSPVFAEKAFEAFEQESTGNSRTHEGSGLGLALVRHYADLLGGCVTLESEKGVGTTVTLRIPRA, encoded by the coding sequence ATGCATGATTCCGGTACGGTGGATGACGTTCTGTCTGAGTGGTCGCTACCGCGGCCTTGTCGATCCGTCAGCGGCTCGGGGGGAGAAGCCATTTTTATCATCGACGAGGAAGGGCGATTTCAGGATCTCCAGCCCGAAGCGGCTCAGTTTTTCGGGAGCTCCGTTGATGACTTGGTTGGCACACCGGTCGAATCGGTCCCTGTTTTCCGCTCCGCACCCTTTCAGGCAGCGCTGTCACAGGCTCGGACCCATAGGCCGGTGTGCCTCAACCTGACCGTTCCACATCACGAGCAGCCCGTTCCCACGCGGTTGTATCCGGCCGGGTCGAGCGTTGCCGTGTACGTGACAATGCGCTCCTCGATTGAAACGCAGGACCTGAAGCAGAAGCAGGCGCGGCTCCAGATGGCACTCGCCGGCGCGGATCTCGGCACCTGGGAGTACGGCTTTGAAACCGAGAGCTGCATGTACGACGAGCGCTGGGCTGAAATCATCGGCTATGATCTCGGCGAAATCGAGCATCGTGCCGACTTCTTTTTTCAGCATGTGCACCCGGAGGATGTCGACCGTGTCCGGGAGGCCATCGATGCGTGCGTCCGAAGGGAAAAAGAGAAGATCGATCTCGTGATCCGCATGCGGCACCGGGACGGTTCCTGGCGCTGGATTCTGGATCGCGGTCGCATTCTCGAGTGGAACCTGGACGGAACGCCTCGCCGGATGGCCGGGACGCATATGGACATCACGGAGCGGTATCAGATTCAGCGGGCCCTGCGGCGGGAGCGCAATCTGCTCGCGCGCATCTGTGAGGCGAGTCCCGCTCCGATCGTGGTCTTGGATCGTGCGGGAGAGATCATTGAAGCGAGCAAACGTGCGGAGGAGGTGTTGGGGCTTCCGCCTCGTGATGTCGAGGGCTGTCGATACAACGACATGGAATGGGACATCACGCATCCGGATGGCACTCCGATGGGCGAGAAGGAGTTGCCCTTCACTCGGGTGATGTCGACCGCGGAACCGCTGCATAATGCCGAGATGAAGATTGCCTGGCCCGATAAATCCCGGCGGATTCTTTCTGTGAGCGGGGCTCCTCTCTTTGCGAATGATGACATCTCGTTTTCGAAGGACGGCAAAGTTCTGTGCTCTGGAGCCGCCGAGCGTGAGGGAGAGCCGACCGGGGCGGTTTTCGCCATTAAGGATATCACATCGCAGTGGGAGGCCGAGCGGGCGCTGCGGATGAGCGAAGAACGATTCCGCGCCGTGGCCGAGCAGGCCGTGGACGTGATCGTGACCCTGAATGAGGAGGGAGAGTTCGAGTATCTATCTCCCTCCGCCCAGCGCGTAACCGGGTTCCCCCGGGAAGAGTTGATTGGTGTCTATGCGTTCGATCGCGTGCACGAGGAAGATGTCGGGGAGTTTAAGGAGCAGTTCCGGAATGCGCTCGCTGATCCCGAAATGACGATCGATGTCAGTGGTCAGTATCGTCACCGCGACGGATCCCTTCGGTATCTCGCTATTCGCGGGCGCCAGATTCAGACGACGAGTGAAGAGATACGCGTGCTCGCCAACATTCGCGACGTGACGGAGGCGCATGAGTGGGAAAACAGGCTGCTGAAGGCGAAGCAGAAAGCAGAAGAAGCGAGCCGGTTAAAATCTGCTATGCTTGCCAACGTAAGTCACGAAATCCGGACCCCCCTCACGTCGATTATCGGCTTTGCGGAAGTGCTGAGCTCCGCCGATCTGAAGAATCCGTTCGATCGCTTCGCTGACCTTATTCGCGAGAGTGGTGATCGCTTGCTGCGGACCATGAACGATCTCCTTGATCTTTCTCAGCTCCGGGCCGGTGCCGTTGCAGCCGCAAAGAAACCGGTTTGCGTCGACGATGAAGTGCGGGCCGTCCTCGAAGAACTCCGACCCCTTGCAGAGGCGCAGGGCATCCGGATCAAAACGGAAGGCCTGTCCGGTGATCTCAAAACCGATCCGGATATCCTGTACCGCATCCTGGTAAACCTCGTCGGGAATGCCATCAAGTTCACGGATGAAGGCGGGTCCGTATCGATACGCACCTGGGCGGAAACGCCCTCGGAGGAAGATTCCGCCGATCGCAGTACGGTGTTCATCGCGGTAGAAGACACCGGGGTCGGGATGTCTCCGGTGTTTGCAGAGAAAGCCTTCGAGGCGTTCGAGCAGGAGTCCACCGGCAACTCGCGGACACACGAGGGAAGTGGACTCGGCCTTGCCCTGGTGAGGCATTACGCCGATCTCCTGGGCGGTTGTGTGACGCTGGAATCTGAGAAAGGCGTTGGAACGACCGTCACGTTGCGGATCCCGCGCGCGTAG
- a CDS encoding sensor histidine kinase translates to MSRRFLDRRPNAASSREKNRTLIAVHAGFWVAVFGFFVFYFGRGDGSFRQSLIFVTLLLPVTMATTYTVTYVLIPRFLLQRRFGKFAIYGLYTLVGSVYLELLVVLAAYIFLAQYEIEAMNPATLDIVGLIVGTYVVVFLAVSANLGLRWHRLRERNLQAELTLRQAELDRLKTQIRPHVLFNTLNNLYGLVLEQSEKAPDVVLQLADLLEYMLYRADDTFVPLNAEIEHIRTYLDIERLRVEERVSITFDVDPVPTGARIAPLLLIPLVENAFKHGVRRRSGASWVRLNLRVREEQMFFSVENSRLPDDDDEQDPSISGIGLPNLRKRLQLLYPSAHDLDLTRDETTFTARLALPLHPPAPQASHDSNPDRRRRTHRHLGPAEPSGAPE, encoded by the coding sequence ATGTCGCGCCGCTTCCTCGACCGACGTCCCAATGCCGCCTCGTCCCGGGAGAAGAATCGGACGCTTATCGCAGTCCACGCGGGTTTCTGGGTCGCCGTCTTCGGGTTCTTCGTGTTCTACTTCGGGCGCGGCGACGGAAGTTTCAGACAAAGCCTCATCTTCGTGACGCTGTTGCTGCCCGTCACGATGGCGACGACTTACACGGTGACGTACGTGCTCATTCCCCGCTTCCTTCTTCAGCGGCGGTTCGGAAAATTCGCGATCTACGGCCTGTACACGCTGGTCGGTTCGGTCTATCTCGAACTCCTGGTCGTTCTCGCGGCTTACATCTTTCTCGCGCAGTACGAGATCGAGGCGATGAACCCGGCCACGCTCGACATCGTCGGGCTCATCGTGGGAACGTACGTCGTCGTCTTTCTTGCTGTATCCGCGAATCTTGGTCTCCGCTGGCACCGGCTCCGCGAACGCAACCTGCAGGCCGAACTCACGCTACGTCAGGCGGAACTGGATCGGCTAAAAACGCAGATTCGCCCGCACGTTCTGTTCAACACGCTGAACAATCTGTACGGGCTAGTCCTTGAGCAATCGGAGAAGGCGCCCGATGTCGTCCTCCAGCTGGCGGACCTGCTGGAATACATGCTCTACCGCGCCGATGATACGTTCGTCCCGTTGAACGCCGAAATCGAACATATTCGGACGTACCTCGACATCGAGCGGCTGCGCGTCGAGGAGCGTGTGAGCATCACCTTCGATGTCGACCCTGTGCCCACGGGCGCTCGCATCGCACCGCTGCTCCTGATTCCCCTCGTGGAGAACGCCTTCAAACACGGCGTCCGCCGCCGGTCAGGCGCCTCCTGGGTTCGGCTGAACCTGCGCGTACGGGAGGAGCAGATGTTCTTTTCCGTAGAGAATAGCCGGCTGCCCGACGACGATGACGAGCAGGATCCGTCCATCTCCGGAATCGGACTACCCAATCTCCGAAAACGACTCCAGTTGCTCTACCCGTCGGCTCACGACCTCGACCTCACGAGGGACGAAACGACATTCACCGCCCGGCTCGCGCTCCCTCTTCACCCGCCCGCTCCACAGGCCTCCCATGATTCGAACCCTGATCGTCGACGACGAACCCATCGCCATCTCGGTCCTGCAGAACCATCTGGAGCACCTGAATGA
- a CDS encoding TonB-dependent receptor encodes MLDCSRLLLAAVFLLSLNNGPALAQDASFGRIEGRIVAESDDDPLVGATVGIKGANRTRGTTTDRDGRFELTKVRPGSVTVQVRFVGYITETRTVDVSAGEVATLSVALKRSTVALAGVEITGSNEEARTALTGAMTTVDAAEIQRIDPIGMQEALSYVPGVYGLSDDGMGQTRMSVGLRGLQPRRTQRVLVMEDGIPIQPAPYVFSPLYYNPPIDRIRNVEVIKGASSVRHGPQTMAGVINYVTSRPRRITPGGRIKVTGGTNRYASVFSEFGGFGTPDVRPQVQMIFKRGDGFRENNDFIQFNGTAKLQATIGSARSIYVKANVDYERMNATYTGVTPYTLATDPDFNPKDDDQYRIFRASLGAIYERRFSDRVEASTTVYANVLDRPWWREKDVFVRADEYENPNIDAEPVAPSTPGPLIRVGISDAVEGDLTGPYYGNERRFYVGGVEQTFEIDHGVFGQPSNLEIGGRVHWERFRDDRKISDEVGKKEGVYFRGDPSNLDSIEIVGGSSTYETTALALYGQEEIQWGRLRMTPGFRLEVFEQSRINRLAGSTYDDKTSVVPLPSFGFNLDLGNYDLGSGFQNSRLWLFGGIHRGYTPPSSATFQIVGFEDPSALPGDDDGFDLRAEKSWNSELGLRGRSGAAQFEVAGFYLYVEDLVGGRTSFQQNLGVVESYGVETQASFDFGTYVGWMPRVDATYTYLDSEVVQGIIPRALGTGLVDISGNQLPAAPNHTATVRVSKTLEDLGLMVYGDMRYRGMYFTDLENLPVNQSGAPPSHGERGPVPSNAIFNAGIRYDATDAVRLQLTAKNVTDNVYIGSRIHSNPRQRDASLSTGIIPGARRQVNLSVTYDF; translated from the coding sequence ATGCTCGATTGCAGCCGGCTTCTTTTGGCCGCCGTATTTTTACTTAGTTTAAATAACGGACCCGCGTTAGCCCAGGACGCCTCATTCGGGAGAATTGAGGGTCGCATCGTTGCGGAAAGCGACGACGATCCACTTGTGGGGGCGACGGTCGGGATCAAGGGGGCGAACCGGACGCGCGGCACGACGACGGACCGCGACGGGCGCTTCGAACTCACAAAGGTTCGGCCTGGCTCGGTCACGGTTCAGGTTCGATTCGTCGGATACATTACCGAGACGCGTACGGTGGACGTGAGTGCCGGAGAGGTCGCAACCCTGTCTGTCGCTCTGAAGCGATCGACGGTTGCCCTTGCCGGTGTTGAGATCACCGGGTCGAACGAGGAGGCGCGAACGGCGCTAACGGGAGCGATGACAACGGTGGATGCGGCGGAGATCCAGCGGATCGATCCGATCGGGATGCAGGAGGCGCTGTCGTACGTGCCGGGTGTCTACGGCCTGTCGGACGACGGCATGGGGCAGACGCGGATGTCCGTCGGGCTTCGCGGGCTCCAGCCGCGACGCACGCAGCGCGTACTGGTGATGGAAGATGGTATTCCCATTCAGCCGGCTCCGTACGTCTTTTCGCCGCTCTACTACAACCCGCCGATCGATCGCATCCGCAACGTGGAGGTGATCAAGGGGGCGTCGTCGGTTCGCCACGGTCCGCAGACGATGGCGGGCGTGATCAACTACGTGACGAGTCGCCCGCGCCGCATCACGCCGGGAGGGAGGATTAAGGTCACCGGAGGCACGAACCGGTATGCGAGCGTCTTTAGCGAATTCGGTGGGTTCGGCACGCCGGATGTCCGTCCGCAGGTGCAGATGATTTTCAAGCGGGGCGATGGTTTTCGGGAAAACAACGACTTCATTCAGTTCAACGGGACCGCCAAGCTTCAGGCTACGATCGGGTCGGCGCGTTCGATCTACGTCAAGGCGAACGTCGACTACGAGCGGATGAACGCCACGTACACGGGTGTCACGCCCTACACGCTGGCGACCGATCCTGACTTTAATCCGAAGGACGACGATCAGTATCGCATCTTCCGCGCGTCGCTGGGAGCGATCTACGAACGTCGGTTCAGCGATCGGGTCGAGGCATCGACAACGGTTTACGCCAACGTGCTCGACCGCCCGTGGTGGCGGGAAAAGGATGTGTTCGTTCGGGCGGACGAGTACGAGAACCCCAACATTGACGCCGAGCCCGTTGCGCCGTCCACGCCGGGTCCACTCATTCGCGTCGGGATCAGTGACGCCGTCGAAGGCGACCTGACGGGGCCGTACTACGGAAACGAACGTCGCTTCTACGTGGGCGGCGTGGAGCAAACGTTCGAGATCGATCACGGGGTCTTCGGTCAGCCGTCCAACCTCGAAATTGGCGGACGTGTGCACTGGGAACGGTTCCGTGACGACCGGAAGATCAGCGATGAGGTCGGCAAGAAGGAGGGCGTGTACTTCCGCGGAGACCCGTCCAATCTGGATTCAATCGAGATCGTCGGTGGTAGCTCGACCTACGAGACCACGGCGCTCGCGCTGTACGGTCAGGAGGAAATTCAGTGGGGCCGTCTGCGCATGACACCGGGCTTTCGCCTCGAGGTGTTCGAGCAGTCGCGCATCAACCGGCTCGCCGGCTCGACCTACGACGACAAGACAAGCGTCGTGCCGCTCCCGAGCTTTGGCTTCAACCTCGACCTGGGTAACTACGATCTTGGGAGTGGCTTCCAGAACAGCCGTCTCTGGCTCTTCGGTGGCATTCATCGCGGATACACGCCGCCCTCGAGTGCGACCTTTCAGATCGTCGGATTCGAAGACCCGAGTGCGCTTCCCGGCGATGACGACGGGTTCGACCTCCGGGCAGAGAAGAGCTGGAATTCTGAACTCGGCCTCCGCGGTCGATCCGGCGCCGCCCAGTTCGAGGTGGCGGGATTTTACCTCTACGTCGAAGACCTCGTCGGCGGCCGGACGAGCTTTCAGCAGAACCTGGGTGTGGTGGAAAGTTACGGCGTCGAAACGCAGGCGTCGTTCGACTTCGGCACGTACGTCGGCTGGATGCCCCGCGTTGATGCCACCTACACCTATCTCGATTCCGAGGTCGTCCAGGGCATCATTCCGCGTGCGCTTGGGACCGGCCTCGTCGACATCAGCGGCAACCAGCTACCGGCTGCGCCAAATCACACCGCAACGGTTCGGGTTTCCAAAACACTCGAGGATCTCGGCCTGATGGTCTACGGCGACATGCGATATCGCGGGATGTATTTCACCGATCTCGAGAACCTGCCGGTGAATCAGTCCGGGGCGCCACCGAGTCACGGTGAACGCGGACCGGTGCCGTCGAATGCGATCTTCAACGCCGGCATCCGCTACGACGCGACCGACGCCGTCCGATTGCAGCTGACGGCCAAGAATGTGACGGACAACGTTTACATCGGCTCCCGAATCCACTCGAATCCGCGGCAGCGAGACGCCAGTCTGAGCACGGGTATCATTCCCGGTGCGCGTCGCCAGGTAAATCTGTCTGTGACCTACGACTTCTAA
- a CDS encoding LytR/AlgR family response regulator transcription factor: protein MIRTLIVDDEPIAISVLQNHLEHLNDVDVVATASSALDALEIVREGDIDLVFLDIEMPGLSGMDFVDTLSDPPEVIFATAHRDYAVEGFEVDAVDFLVKPIRLPRLIKAIEKYRRRTGTSSDLDTARLPERGPTLNIRVDRQTVRVDISAIRFVESLSDYVTVRTIDDSHITKMTMSDVEDALTPHGFARVHRSYVVNLRRVDAFTPRELEVGNKTIPVSRTYRTDVMERLESSDRR, encoded by the coding sequence ATGATTCGAACCCTGATCGTCGACGACGAACCCATCGCCATCTCGGTCCTGCAGAACCATCTGGAGCACCTGAATGATGTCGACGTCGTTGCCACGGCATCGTCCGCGCTGGATGCTCTCGAGATCGTGCGGGAAGGCGACATCGACCTTGTGTTTCTCGACATCGAGATGCCCGGCCTCTCGGGAATGGACTTCGTGGACACCCTCTCCGACCCGCCCGAAGTCATCTTTGCAACCGCTCATCGCGATTACGCCGTGGAGGGATTCGAGGTCGACGCGGTCGATTTTCTCGTCAAACCGATCCGACTACCGAGACTGATCAAGGCCATCGAAAAGTACCGGCGCCGCACCGGCACGTCATCCGACCTGGACACGGCCCGGCTCCCCGAACGCGGACCGACGCTCAACATCCGCGTCGATCGCCAGACTGTCCGCGTGGACATTTCGGCGATCCGCTTCGTCGAAAGCCTCAGCGACTACGTCACCGTGCGCACGATTGATGACTCCCACATCACAAAAATGACGATGTCAGATGTCGAAGATGCGCTGACACCGCACGGCTTTGCGCGCGTCCATCGGTCGTACGTGGTGAATCTTCGACGCGTCGACGCCTTCACGCCCCGCGAACTGGAGGTCGGGAACAAGACGATTCCGGTGAGCCGAACGTATCGGACCGACGTAATGGAGCGCCTCGAGTCTTCGGATCGGCGATAG
- a CDS encoding 6-pyruvoyl trahydropterin synthase family protein, with the protein MKVSKRFRWEAAHRLPWHEGSCRFMHGHSYRMMVELEGEPTENTPGGSAMLIDFKHVKRIVKPLVDAMDHATIVNASDTELREAIEALESKVYVMPYDSTAENIARHVAESVRDDGASVLRTHGVHTIRVQVWETETCYAEVEREVPEGRSDPASAEEVLAAMR; encoded by the coding sequence ATGAAAGTCTCCAAACGTTTCCGCTGGGAGGCCGCTCACCGTTTGCCCTGGCACGAGGGATCGTGCCGCTTCATGCATGGCCATTCGTATCGCATGATGGTCGAACTGGAAGGAGAGCCGACCGAGAACACGCCGGGCGGGAGCGCGATGTTGATCGACTTCAAGCACGTGAAGCGGATCGTCAAGCCACTCGTCGATGCGATGGATCACGCGACCATCGTCAACGCGTCGGATACGGAGCTGCGCGAGGCGATCGAGGCGCTGGAGTCCAAAGTGTACGTCATGCCGTACGATTCTACGGCCGAAAACATTGCACGGCACGTGGCGGAAAGCGTCCGCGACGACGGCGCGTCGGTCTTGCGTACGCACGGTGTCCACACGATCCGCGTGCAGGTCTGGGAAACGGAGACGTGCTACGCAGAAGTAGAGCGGGAGGTACCGGAGGGGCGTTCCGATCCCGCTTCTGCAGAAGAAGTGCTGGCGGCGATGCGATAG